The genomic region AGGCCGGTCCCAGGTCGCGGCCGCCACCGACGCGGACGCCCTGGCCGAAGCGCTCACCCGGCTGGAGCAGGACTTCCTCGCCTGCACCGACACCGCCGCGGTCCGGGAGAAGTCCGCTGGCACCGCACCCTGCCGCGCCCTGGTCTACGCCGACTGCCGCCGCACCGCCACCGCCACCGCCGGCCACCGCGTGCTGGCCGGACTGGCCCCGCTGCCGCTGTTGCTGACCAGTGCGAACTGGCTGACCGCCACCCTCGCCGACCGCGTGCTGCACCGCGCCGAGGAGGTCTTCGACCGGCTGGCCGCCACCGGCCCGGTCAACCTGGCCGAGTTCTGGTTCGCCTGCATGCCCATCCTGCACGGCGCCGCCGTTGAGGACGCCTCCGAGCTGCAACAGGAGTTCCAGCGCCGCTGGCAGACCATCCTCGACCCGGCCAACGCGAGCCGAGTGTGGAGGTCCACAGAGGACATCGAGCACCAGGTGGAGCTGGCCTTCGGCAACCGGGAACCCGGCTGGACCGCGGCCCGCTACCTCAGTCCCGACATCCTGCTCACCGGGAACCAGTTCGTCCTCGGCGAACTCCACCTGGCCACGAACAGCCTGGGCTCCTCCTTGTTCGTCAACCAGCACCCCGACCAAGCCGAGCTGCTCGCACGAACCACCCGCGACCACCCCGGTCCGCGGCTGCTTCCGTTGCTGCCCAAGGAACACCGCTCGCGCCTGTCGGCCAGGACCCGCCAGTCACTGGTCCGCCCAGAGGACCACTACGTCGCCCTGGTCGACCACACCGCCGACCCGGCCCGCCCGCGAACCCATGCCAGCGCCGACATCCTGGTCGAACGCCACGACACCCTGTCGGCTGTGCTGCCCGACGGCACCAGGTTCCCGGTGATCGACGTCTTCGGCCACGTGCTGACCACCCTGGCCATGGACCTGTTCCGCCTCGCCGCGGATGCGCCGCACACCCCGCGGATCACCATCGACGACCTGGTGGTCGCCAGGGAGACCTGGCGCTTCCCCGCCGCCGAGATCACCGCGGCCGAGGAGAAGTCCGAACCGCGCCGTTTCGTCCGCCTGCGCCAGTGGCGGGAAACCCACAGCCTGCCGAGGTTCGTCTTCCTCACCTGCCCGACCGAACCCCGCCCGTTCTACGTCGACTTCGACAGCCCCGTCTACCTCAACATCCTGGCCAAGGCCATCCGCCGCCTCGCCCGCAAGGACCCGGCCGGCCAGCTCACCGTCACCGAGATGCTGCCTGCCCCCGACCAGGCCTGGCTGCCCGACCACAACGGCGAGTCCTACACCGCCGAGCTCCGTTTCGTCGCGGTGGCGGATCCCCAGTAACCCCAGTCGCACCACAAAGCCCCCGCCCCGGACAACCCGGGCGGGGGCTGACTTCCGCGATCACCGCACAACCGCCTCGCGTTCCGCCACCGCCCGCGCCAGACTGGGCGCGTCCCGCACCGCCGGGCTCACCGTGGCCAGCACCGCCAGCCCGATCATCCACACCGCCAGCGCCCACACCGTGGCCCGCGCCCCGATCCACTCCAGCGCGAACCCGCCCAGCAACGACCCCAGCGGCACCGCGCCGAACGCGATCATCCCCGCCGCCCCCAGCACCCGCCCCTGGATGTGGTCCGGGGTGACCGCCAGCTGATAGGCCGAGATCGCCACGTTCCACACCGGGCCCACGAAGCACATCAGCGCGTACACCGCGCCCAGCACATAGGGATTCGGCACCAGCAACACCATCGGCACCAACAACCCCCAGGCCCAGTTGGCCCCGACCACCACCACCCGCATGGACAGCCGCCGCTCCAGCGCGGGCGCGGCCAGCGAGCCCAGTACCCCGCCGACCGCGGCCAGCCCGAACATCACCCCCACCAGCGTCGGCGAGGCCCCGTAGTCCGCGGCGATCACGATCACCACCAGGAACAGCGCGCGGAACAGGAAGTTGCTGCCCGCCACCAGGAACGTGGTCATCCGCAGGAACGGCTGCCGCCACAACCAGGTGATGCCGGCCGCCAGGTCCACCGGCTGCCGCTTCCGGGCAGCCTGGAAGTCCTTGCGGATCAACAGCAACGAGGCCAGCGACACCAGGTAGGTCAGCGCGTCGAACAGGAACGGCACCGCCCGCCCCAGCCCGAAGAGCACCCCGCCCAGCGGCTGGCCCAGCATCGCCGCGCCCCGCTCCCTGGCCTCGTTGCGGGACAGCGCGAAGGTCAGATGACTCGGATGCACCACGTTCGGCACCGCGGCCGCCGCGGCGATCTTGAACGTCACGGTCAGCACCCCCTCGATGAACCCGACGGCCAGGATGTGCGGCAACGTCAGCACATCCAGCACCAGCGCCGCGGCCAGCGTGCCGATGGCCAGCGCGCGCAGGACATCGCACCAGATCATCACCCGCTTCCGGTTCCACCGGTCCACCAACGCCCCGGCGGGCACCTGGAAGATCAGCTGGGGCAGCAGCGCGACGAACCCGCTCAGGCCCGCGTCCACCGGCGACCCGGTCAACGCCAGCACCAGCAGGGGATAGGCCACGCTGGAGGCGTTCGCGCCGAGGCTGGACACCGCCGAACCCGACCACAGCAACAGGAAGTCCCGATTGCGCCGCAGCGGCGGCACCTCTTCGCTCATGCGCCCGATGCTGCTCGCGGCCACCCCGCCCCCACAGAGAAGGACCGGCACCCACGCAGGCAGTCCCACCTGCCGACAGAGGTACCGCGCTGACTCTGCTCCACCACCCGCGCCCTAGGCAGGCTGTCCTCTGATCGGCCGACCGGAAGCACAGGAAGGCGAACGATGAGCACAAGCTCGATCTCCCGCGCGGAGCTGTTGCAGCGCAGGCTGCGCGGCCTCAGCCCGGCCGCACCGGAGCACGGGATCACCCCGGTGCCCAGGGACGGCGCGCTGCCGCTGTCGTTCGCCCAGCGGCGGCTGTGGGTGCTGGACCAGATCCAGCCCGGCGGCACCGAGTACCTGATGCCGCTGCGGCTGCGGCTGCGCGGCCTGGTCAACGTGGTCGCGCTGCGCGCCGCGCTGGAGCAGGTCGTGGCCCGCCACGAGATCCTGCGCACCCGTTACTCCACTGTGGACGGTGAGCCGGTGCAGATCATCGACCCGCCGGGCCCGATCACCTGGCGCGAGGCCGACCTGCGCGGCGCCAACTCCGAGGCCCGGATCGGCAAGCTGATCGACGCCGACGGCCGCCGCCCGATCGACCTGGCCACCGAACACCCGATCCGCGCCCTGCTGATCCGGCTCACCGCGGACGAGACGATCCTGCTGATCACCACCCACCACATCGCCGCCGACGGCTGGTCGGAGTCGGTGCTGCTGACCGAGCTGGACCGGCTCTACGCCACCCTCGCCGCCGGCATGCCCTCCCCGCTGCCCCCGGTCCCGGTGCAGTACGCCGACTACGCCGCCTGGCAGCGCGAACAGCTCACCGGCGCCCACCTGGCTGACCAGCTCGCGCACTGGCGGAAGACCCTCGCCGGGCTCACCCCGCTGGCCCTGCCGACCGATCGGCCGAGAGGCCCGGTCCGGGACAGCCGCGGCGCCACCGAGACCTTCACCCTGCCGGCCCGGCTGGTCGAACCGCTGCTGCGCACCGGCCGCGAGGTGGGCGCCACCCCGTTCATGGTGCTGCTGGCCGCTTTCCAGCTGCTGCTCGGCCGCTACGCCGGAGCGCACGACGTGGTGGTGGGCAGCCCGGTGGCCGGTCGCGACCGCGCCGAGCTCCAGCACCTGGTCGGCCTGTTCGTCAACACCGTGGTGCTGCGCACCGACCTCTCCGGCGACCCGACCTTCCGCGACCTCGTGGCCAGGGTCCGGGAGACCGCCCTGGCCGCCTACGCGCACCAGCACACCCCGTTCGAGCGCATCGTGGACGAGCTGGCCCCCGAACGCGACCCGTCCCGCAACCCGCTGTTCCAGGTCACCTTCCAGCTCACCAGCGGCACCCCCACCGAGCTGACCGGCCTGCGCGCCGAACAGGAACCGGTCGCCTGGAGCGCGGCCAAGTTCGACCTCGGCCTGGCCCTGGCCGCGCACCCCGACGGCTCGCTGACCGGCCAGCTCGAGTACGCCACCGCGCTGTTCGACGCGAGCACCATCCGCCGGCTGATCGGCCACTTCACCCAGCTGCTGACCAGCATCGCCGCCCGGCCGGCCGTCCGGGTGAGCGCCCTCGACCTGCTCACCGCACCGGAACGCGCCCAGCTGCTCGGCCCGTGGGCAGGCGCAGCCAGGACCTTCCCCGCCGCGGAGTGCCTGCACGAGGTGTTCCAGGCCCAGGTCCGCCGCGACCCCGAGGCGACCGCGCTCCGCCACCACGGCCGGCACCTCACCTACGCCAGGCTGAACGCACGCGCCAACCGCCTCGCCCACGCCCTGCGCGCCCGCGGCGCCGGACCCGACCACCTGGTCGGCGTCTGCCTGGACCGGGGCCCGGAGCTGGTGGTCGCCCTGCTCGCCGTGCTCAAGTCCGGCGCGGGCTACCTGCCGCTGGACCCGGCCGCGCCCGCCGACCGGCTGGCCTACCTGCTCGAGGACGCCGAGGTCTCCCTCGCGGTCACCGACACCGCGCTGCCCGGGGTCACCTGCCTGCCCGTCGACCAGCCCGGCCACCCGGACACCGACCCGGAAAACCTGGCCGCGCCGGACAACCTCGCCTACGTGATCTACACCTCCGGCTCCACCGGCCGCCCCAAGGGCGTGCAGGTCAGCCACGCCAACGTGGTGCGCCTGCTGCGCGCCTGCGAACCGGACTTCGGCTTCGGCCCCACCGACGTGTGGACCCTGTTCCACTCCTACGCCTTCGACTTCTCCGTCTGGGAGCTGTGGGGCGCGCTGCTGCACGGCGGCACCGCCGTGGTGGTGCCCTACGAGGTTTCCCGCTCCCCGCAAGACTTCCTCGACCTGCTGGTCCGCGAACAGGTCACCGTGCTCAACCAGACCCCCTCCGCCTTCCGCGGCCTGGTCGAGGCGGTCACCCAGGCCGGCCTGCCTGCCGACGCGCTGGCCCTGCGCACCGTGGTCTTCGGCGGCGAGGCCCTGGACGTGACCGAGTTGGCCCCGTGGTTCGACCGCTTCGGCGACCAGCGGCCCGAGCTGGTCAACATGTACGGGATCACCGAGACCACCGTGCACGTCACCTACCGGCCGATCGGCCGGGCGGACCTGGACGGGGAGCTGCGCAGCCCGGTCGGCGGCGCGCTGCGCGACCTCCGGCTGTACGTGCTGGACGAGGAGCTGAACCCGGTGCCGATCGGGGTGCCCGGCCAGGTCCACGTCTCCGGCCCCGGCCTGGCCCGCGGCTACCTCGGCAAACCCGCGCTCACCGCCGACCGCTTCGGCCCCGACCCCTACGCCACCACCCCGGGCGCCCGCATGTACCGCACCGGCGACCTGGCCCGCTACCGCGCGGACGGCGACCTGGAGTTCCTCGGCCGCGCCGACAACCAGGTCAAGATCCGCGGCCACCGCATCGAACCCGGCGAGATCGAGGCGGCCCTGTCCACCCACCCCTCGGTGGACAAGGCCCTGGTACTGGCGCACCGGTCCCGGCTGGTCGCCTACCTCACCGGCCGACCGGCAGCGGTCACCGAGCTGCGCGAACACCTCGGCCGGACCCTGCCCGCCTACATGGTCCCCGCGCTGTTCGTCCCGGTGGCCGACTTCCCGCTCACCGTCAACGGCAAGATCGACCACGCCGCCCTGCCCGACCCGGACACCCACCGCGGCCAGGACTCCGCCGAGCGGGTCGCCCCGCGCAACCCGGTGGAACAGGTCATCGCCGAGACCTGGGCCGAGGTGCTCGGCGTGCCCGAGGTCGGTGTGCGGGACAACTTCTTCACCCTCGGCGGCGACTCCATCCGGGCCATCCGGGTGATCGGCGCGCTCCGCCCGCGCGGCATCGACCTGTCCGTGCAGAACCTGCTGCTGCACCAGACCGTCGAGGAACTGGCCCGGTTCAACGAAACCCGCGTCCAATCCACTGTGGACAATGCGGAGGAGCAGCGGGTCGACGCCTTCGCCCTGCTGTCCCCGGCCGATCGGAGCGCGCTGCCCGCCGGGCTGGTCGACGCCTACCCGATGTCCATGGTGCAGGCGGCCATGGTCTACCAGATGATCGCCGACAGCGAGGAGAGCCCGTACCACAACATCACGCTGCTGCCGATCAACGACGACGGCCCGTTCGACCTGACCGCCCTGCGCCAGGCCGCGGCACTGCTGGCCCGGCGGCACGAGATCCTGCGCACCTCCTTCGCCCTCAACGGTTTCAGCGAACCCCTCCAGCTGGTGCACCCGGCCGGGACCATCGAGGTCGGCTACCACGACCTCCGGGACACCGCCGACCCGGACGCCGAGATCCAGCGCTTCATCACCGCCACCCGCGCCACCCCGTTCGACGTCACCAAGGCGCCGATGCTGCGGTTCCACGCGCACCAGACCGCCGAGGACCGCTGGACGTTCTCCTTCATCGAATGCCACGCCATCCTGGACGGCTGGAGCCACCACTCCCTGATCACCGAGCTGATGGCCGACTACCGCGCCCTGCGCGAGGGCCGCGAACCGGCGGAGTCGACCGTCCACAGTGTCCGGTTCGCCGACTACATCGCGCTGGAACGACGCTCCCTCACCGAGTCCGGGGACCGCGAGTTCTGGCGGGACCGCCTGAGCCGGTTCGACCGGGTCGAGCTGCCCGAGGGCTGGGCCGCCGATCCGGCACAGGGCGAGACGGCCTACAAGATCGGGGTGCCGATCGGCGACCTGGAACCCGGCCTGCGCGCGCTGGCCGTGGTGGCCGGGGTCTCGCTCAAGAGCGTGCTGTTCACCGCGCACCTCAAGGCCCTCAGCGTGCTCAGCGGATCCCAGCGCTTCCACACCGGCCTGGTGTGCAACGGCCGCCTGGAGACCAGCGGCGGCGAAACCGTGCGCGGCATGCACCTCAACACCGTGCCGGTCGGCGTCGAGCTGACCGGGAGCACCTGGATCGACCTGGTGCGGCAGGTCTTCGCCGAGGAGGTCGCGGTGTGGCCGCACCGCCGCTTCCCGCTGCCGGAGATGCAGCGCGAGTGGGGCGGCGGCGCGTCACTGGTGGAGACCGCGTTCACCTACCTGGACTTCCACGTGCTGGACGCGCGGCGGATCGAGTCGGCCGGCGTGGTCGACGTCAGCCCGAACGAGTTCGCCCTGGACGTGTGGACCTTCCCCGGCGCGCTGTTCCTGGCCGCCCGGCCGGAGCGGATCAGTCGCGCCAACGGCGAACGCCTGGCCAAGCTGTACCGGCGGATCCTGGAGCTCATGGCCGCCGACCCGCTCGGCGCGGCCAGGAACAACGGCCTGGACGAGCAGGAGGCCGCACGACTGCTCTCCTTTGCCAACGGTGAACCCGTGCAGTACCCGGAACTGTGCCTGCACGAGCTGTTCGAGCAGCAGGTCAGCCGAACCCCGGACGCGGTGGCGCTGCACTGCCCCGACGGGTCCACTGTGGACTATGCCGAGCTCAACGCCCGCGCCAACCGGATCGCCCGCCACCTCCGTGATCTCGGCGTCGGCCAGGAGTCCCGGGTCGGCATCCTGCTGCGCCGAGGGCCGGACCTGGTGGCCGCGATGCTCGGCGTGCTCAAGGCCGGTGCGGCCTACCTGCCACTCGACCCCGCCCACCCGGCCCAGCGGCTGGCCGGCCTGCTCGCCGAGACCCGGGCCGAGGTGGTGCTGGCCGAGTCCGCGACCGCGTCCCTGCTCTCCGGCGACAACACCGTTCTCCTGGACCGCGCCGACCTCACCTCACTGTCCACAGTGGACCTCACTCGGACGGCGACCCCGGACTCGCTCGCCTACATCATCTACACCTCGGGCTCGACCGGCACGCCCAAGGGCGTCATGATCGAGCACCGCAACCTGGTCAACTACGTGCTCTGGTGCCTTGATGCCTACACACCGTTGCGGGGCAACGGATCGCCGCTGTACTCCTCGGTCGCCTTCGACCTGCCGGTCACCTCGGTGTTCCCCGCGCTGCTCACCGGCCAGCCGGTCACCATCACCGCCGACGACGGCACGCCCGGCATCGACGCGCTCGTGGACGCCTTGGAAAACGGCGAGTTCGGCCTGCTCAAACTGACCCCCTCACACCTGGCGGTGCTCAACCAGTCCCTGTCCCCGGAGGCGATCCGCCGGGCCACCGGGCGGATCATCGCCGGCGGTGAGGAACTGGTCCGGGACATGGTGTCCAGCTGGGCCCAGCACGCCCCGGACACGGTGGTGGACAACGAGTACGGCCCCACCGAGACCACCGTTGGCTGCTCCTGGCTGGAAGCGACCCCCGACCGGCTCGAACCCGGTGTGCTGCCCATCGGCAAGCCCATCGCCAACACCGTGATGTGGGTGCTGGATGCCAACCTGGAACTGGTGCCGGTCGGCGTGGCGGGGGAGCTCTACATCGGCGGCGCCCAGCTGGCCCGCGGCTACGTCGAGCGGCCCGAGCTGACCGCGGCCCGGTTCATCCCCGATCCCTTTGCCAGTCAGGCAGGTGCGCGGCTGTACCGCACCGGCGACCTGGCCCGCTACCGCCCCGACGGGGTGCTGGAGTTCGCCGGCCGGGTCGACCACCAGGTCAAGATCCGCGGCTACCGGATCGAACTTGGCGAGATCGAGGCCGCGCTGCACCGGCAGGTCCCGCTCCAGGACGTCACCGTGCGCGTGCACACCGCGCCCTCCGGCGACAAGGAACTCATCGCCTACCTGGTGCCCGCGGAGGGCACCACACTGGACCTGGCCGCGTTGCCGGGCAGCCTCGCCGAGCTCCTGCCGGACTACCTGGTTCCGCAGGCATTCCTCGAACTCGACGAGCTGCCGCTGACCGCCAACGGCAAGGTCGACACCGCCCGCCTGCCCCAGCCCGAGCTGTCCCGGACCGCCGCCCGGTTCCAGGCGCCGCGAACCGCGGTGGAGAACATCCTGGCCCGCGCCTGGGCCGAAGCCCTGCGGCTGCCCCGGATCGGCGTGCACGACAGCTTCACCGAGCTCGGCGGCCACTCGCTCAGCGTCATGCGGATCATCGTGAAACTCCGCGAGGAGCACGGCATCCGGCTGTCCTTCCGCGACTTCTACGAACACCGCACCATCGCCGAACTGGCCAGGATCATCGGCACGGCAGCAGAGTCCGATGTGGACAGTCTGGATGCGGTGGTATGGCTGCGCCGTGGGGGAAGCAAGCCGCCGCTGTTCTGCGTGCACCCCGGCAGCGCGCACTGGTTCACCCAGCTGGCCGAGCACCTCGGCCCCGACCAGCCGGTCGCCGCCTTCGAGTGGCCCGGCCTGAGCCGCCAGTGCCCGGCGCCGGAGAGCGTGCGGCAGATCGCCGAACTGAACCTCGCCCAGCTGCGCCGCCTGCAACCCACCGGCCCCTACCGCCTGCTCGGCTGGTGCGGCGGTAGCCAGATCACCACCGAGATGACCCGGCAGCTGCGCGCCGAGGGCGAGCAGGTCACCTTCATGCTGCTCGATCCCGCGCTGGACAGCCATGATCGCGCC from Crossiella sp. CA-258035 harbors:
- a CDS encoding lantibiotic dehydratase; its protein translation is MEVRLDRTWRLWDQFALRGPGFPANGVLRLAPDGLAAAADKFDEQLTGPDWAAFEEEFGAAAVQTARELQDIAARPDFRAAVAWQNRPVLTTGIKPFLAWTPTAAGRTSMPRQREELVAHYWQRFCVKNDTIGFFGPVGWGRWDLGQPDIEVDPGDSLIAQITVYFASWAIDTLARTLEPELRQWIAPRRVPFVHIGQTEVTIPGRPPQPITADQHRLLTQCDGTRSAHHLARANPDLDVPALLAELVSRRWLVWRLEVPADAHPERWLRSWLATVEDEPQRARAEAALDLLEQGRSQVAAATDADALAEALTRLEQDFLACTDTAAVREKSAGTAPCRALVYADCRRTATATAGHRVLAGLAPLPLLLTSANWLTATLADRVLHRAEEVFDRLAATGPVNLAEFWFACMPILHGAAVEDASELQQEFQRRWQTILDPANASRVWRSTEDIEHQVELAFGNREPGWTAARYLSPDILLTGNQFVLGELHLATNSLGSSLFVNQHPDQAELLARTTRDHPGPRLLPLLPKEHRSRLSARTRQSLVRPEDHYVALVDHTADPARPRTHASADILVERHDTLSAVLPDGTRFPVIDVFGHVLTTLAMDLFRLAADAPHTPRITIDDLVVARETWRFPAAEITAAEEKSEPRRFVRLRQWRETHSLPRFVFLTCPTEPRPFYVDFDSPVYLNILAKAIRRLARKDPAGQLTVTEMLPAPDQAWLPDHNGESYTAELRFVAVADPQ
- a CDS encoding MFS transporter, giving the protein MSEEVPPLRRNRDFLLLWSGSAVSSLGANASSVAYPLLVLALTGSPVDAGLSGFVALLPQLIFQVPAGALVDRWNRKRVMIWCDVLRALAIGTLAAALVLDVLTLPHILAVGFIEGVLTVTFKIAAAAAVPNVVHPSHLTFALSRNEARERGAAMLGQPLGGVLFGLGRAVPFLFDALTYLVSLASLLLIRKDFQAARKRQPVDLAAGITWLWRQPFLRMTTFLVAGSNFLFRALFLVVIVIAADYGASPTLVGVMFGLAAVGGVLGSLAAPALERRLSMRVVVVGANWAWGLLVPMVLLVPNPYVLGAVYALMCFVGPVWNVAISAYQLAVTPDHIQGRVLGAAGMIAFGAVPLGSLLGGFALEWIGARATVWALAVWMIGLAVLATVSPAVRDAPSLARAVAEREAVVR
- a CDS encoding non-ribosomal peptide synthetase, translated to MSTSSISRAELLQRRLRGLSPAAPEHGITPVPRDGALPLSFAQRRLWVLDQIQPGGTEYLMPLRLRLRGLVNVVALRAALEQVVARHEILRTRYSTVDGEPVQIIDPPGPITWREADLRGANSEARIGKLIDADGRRPIDLATEHPIRALLIRLTADETILLITTHHIAADGWSESVLLTELDRLYATLAAGMPSPLPPVPVQYADYAAWQREQLTGAHLADQLAHWRKTLAGLTPLALPTDRPRGPVRDSRGATETFTLPARLVEPLLRTGREVGATPFMVLLAAFQLLLGRYAGAHDVVVGSPVAGRDRAELQHLVGLFVNTVVLRTDLSGDPTFRDLVARVRETALAAYAHQHTPFERIVDELAPERDPSRNPLFQVTFQLTSGTPTELTGLRAEQEPVAWSAAKFDLGLALAAHPDGSLTGQLEYATALFDASTIRRLIGHFTQLLTSIAARPAVRVSALDLLTAPERAQLLGPWAGAARTFPAAECLHEVFQAQVRRDPEATALRHHGRHLTYARLNARANRLAHALRARGAGPDHLVGVCLDRGPELVVALLAVLKSGAGYLPLDPAAPADRLAYLLEDAEVSLAVTDTALPGVTCLPVDQPGHPDTDPENLAAPDNLAYVIYTSGSTGRPKGVQVSHANVVRLLRACEPDFGFGPTDVWTLFHSYAFDFSVWELWGALLHGGTAVVVPYEVSRSPQDFLDLLVREQVTVLNQTPSAFRGLVEAVTQAGLPADALALRTVVFGGEALDVTELAPWFDRFGDQRPELVNMYGITETTVHVTYRPIGRADLDGELRSPVGGALRDLRLYVLDEELNPVPIGVPGQVHVSGPGLARGYLGKPALTADRFGPDPYATTPGARMYRTGDLARYRADGDLEFLGRADNQVKIRGHRIEPGEIEAALSTHPSVDKALVLAHRSRLVAYLTGRPAAVTELREHLGRTLPAYMVPALFVPVADFPLTVNGKIDHAALPDPDTHRGQDSAERVAPRNPVEQVIAETWAEVLGVPEVGVRDNFFTLGGDSIRAIRVIGALRPRGIDLSVQNLLLHQTVEELARFNETRVQSTVDNAEEQRVDAFALLSPADRSALPAGLVDAYPMSMVQAAMVYQMIADSEESPYHNITLLPINDDGPFDLTALRQAAALLARRHEILRTSFALNGFSEPLQLVHPAGTIEVGYHDLRDTADPDAEIQRFITATRATPFDVTKAPMLRFHAHQTAEDRWTFSFIECHAILDGWSHHSLITELMADYRALREGREPAESTVHSVRFADYIALERRSLTESGDREFWRDRLSRFDRVELPEGWAADPAQGETAYKIGVPIGDLEPGLRALAVVAGVSLKSVLFTAHLKALSVLSGSQRFHTGLVCNGRLETSGGETVRGMHLNTVPVGVELTGSTWIDLVRQVFAEEVAVWPHRRFPLPEMQREWGGGASLVETAFTYLDFHVLDARRIESAGVVDVSPNEFALDVWTFPGALFLAARPERISRANGERLAKLYRRILELMAADPLGAARNNGLDEQEAARLLSFANGEPVQYPELCLHELFEQQVSRTPDAVALHCPDGSTVDYAELNARANRIARHLRDLGVGQESRVGILLRRGPDLVAAMLGVLKAGAAYLPLDPAHPAQRLAGLLAETRAEVVLAESATASLLSGDNTVLLDRADLTSLSTVDLTRTATPDSLAYIIYTSGSTGTPKGVMIEHRNLVNYVLWCLDAYTPLRGNGSPLYSSVAFDLPVTSVFPALLTGQPVTITADDGTPGIDALVDALENGEFGLLKLTPSHLAVLNQSLSPEAIRRATGRIIAGGEELVRDMVSSWAQHAPDTVVDNEYGPTETTVGCSWLEATPDRLEPGVLPIGKPIANTVMWVLDANLELVPVGVAGELYIGGAQLARGYVERPELTAARFIPDPFASQAGARLYRTGDLARYRPDGVLEFAGRVDHQVKIRGYRIELGEIEAALHRQVPLQDVTVRVHTAPSGDKELIAYLVPAEGTTLDLAALPGSLAELLPDYLVPQAFLELDELPLTANGKVDTARLPQPELSRTAARFQAPRTAVENILARAWAEALRLPRIGVHDSFTELGGHSLSVMRIIVKLREEHGIRLSFRDFYEHRTIAELARIIGTAAESDVDSLDAVVWLRRGGSKPPLFCVHPGSAHWFTQLAEHLGPDQPVAAFEWPGLSRQCPAPESVRQIAELNLAQLRRLQPTGPYRLLGWCGGSQITTEMTRQLRAEGEQVTFMLLDPALDSHDRANMHEFMARFRRAEALLAELATAVAEEVPGIQDRAVGVLEQIVDDGRIDPPVPGDEFWPSRVRVWRELLATRLDYRHEPCPGRLHLIAGDELAAGEHEVAVGVDFTDYTQRWAELATGGLDVHRVSGNHLGVLRPPHVGEVARVLTRLMATPEDVQKDVN